A genomic region of Pseudorca crassidens isolate mPseCra1 chromosome 10, mPseCra1.hap1, whole genome shotgun sequence contains the following coding sequences:
- the TRH gene encoding thyrotropin releasing hormone: protein MSGPWFLLAIVLTLTLTGVPGGRAQPEVAQQEAAMAAEQLGLDDLLRQAEPLLLLREDLQRLRENQEDSESESQIFQPYWLSKRQHPGKREEESEEGVEEEEEGGAVGPHKRQHTGRQEEVAAWPEDISQQKRQHPGRRSSWLGYTFTKRQHPGRRLADPQAQSSWEEEEEEGELMPEKRQHPGKRALGSPCGLWGSCGQASLLLGLLDDLSRGQGDEEKRQHPGRRAA, encoded by the exons ATGTCCGGCCCTTGGTTTCTGCTTGCCATTGTtttgaccctgaccctgaccggTGTCCCCGGCGGCCGCGCACAGCCGGAGGTGGCCCAGCAGGAGGCGGCTATGGCCGCCGAGCAACTGGGCCTGGACGACCTCCTGCGGCAGGCggagcccctcctcctcctccgggaAGACCTCCAGCGACTCCGAGAGAACCAGGAAGATAGCGAATCAG AGTCCCAGATCTTTCAACCATATTGGCTCTCCAAGCGTCAGCATCCAGGCAAAAGGGAGGAGGAGTCAGAAGAGGgagtggaagaggaagaggaaggaggggccGTGGGACCCCACAAACGGCAGCACACTGGCCGGCAGGAGGAGGTGGCTGCATGGCCAGAGGATATAAGCCAGCAGAAGCGGCAGCACCCTGGCCGGCGCTCCTCCTGGCTTGGGTACACTTTCACCAAGAGGCAGCACCCAGGCAGACGGCTGGCAGATCCCCAGGCCCAAAGCagctgggaagaggaggaggaggagggagagctgaTGCCGGAGAAACGCCAGCATCCAGGAAAGAGGGCCCTGGGAAGCCCATGTGGGCTCTGGGGATCCTGTGGTCAAGCCAGCCTCCTGCTGGGCCTCCTGGATGACCTGAGCAGGGGCCAGGGGGATGAAGAGAAGCGGCAGCACCCTGGGCGGCGAGCGGCCTAG